A region of Argentina anserina chromosome 5, drPotAnse1.1, whole genome shotgun sequence DNA encodes the following proteins:
- the LOC126793636 gene encoding cullin-1-like isoform X2, whose amino-acid sequence MARESGFGIFVTTKTELEVIEWDQGWDYMQKGFTKLKRILEGLSDSQFTSEENMMLYTTIYNMCTQKPPYDYSWQLYDKYREVLDEYITSAVLPSLRNKHDEFLLLEFVKRWETHKVMVKWLSFFFNYLDRFFVCRRSLPKLREVGLTRFRDLVYRAVKANVRVSVIAIINKEREGEQIDVALLKNVVNIFVEMGMGQTHVYEEDFEAHMLKDTSEYYSRKASSWILKDSCPDYICKAEECLRRERDRVSHYLHSSSEQKLVEKMQFELLVVYSGPLLEKDLSGFHALLRDDQVDDLSRLYRLYNKIPRGLEPIAKLFREHVITEGLTLVQQTETVSNDHSSNGSGMQEQVLVKEIAKLHGKYVAYVSDCFVNHSSLRRAIKEAFEEICNKTVAGSSFAELLVALCDNILKTGGRENSSDDAIEETLEKVVKLLHYISDKNLFVEFYRKKLARRLIFNQSSNEDLEKSTLAKLKQQCGGQFTSKMEGMVTDLTLARENRTGFEEYLHSNPNVNPGMDLTVTVLTTGFWPSYKSFDLNLPVELVKCVEVFKGFYETKTKNRRLTWIYSLGTCNITGRFETKVIELVVSTYQAALLLLFNNADRWSYSEISTQLNLKHDDLVRILHSLSCAKYKILVKEPNTNTILPDDTFGFNSKFTHKMRRIKIPLPPVDETKEVIEDVDKDKRYAIDAAVVRIMKSRKALRHHELVVECVEQLQHMFKPDIRAIKKRIEDLITRDYLERDKENLKMIRYLA is encoded by the exons ATGGCGAGGGAGTCAG GATTTGGAATATTTGTGACCACAAAAACCGAACTCGAAGTTATCGAGTGGGATCAAGGATGGGACTATATGCAGAAGGGGTTTACAAAGCTAAAGAGAATTCTGGAAGGATTGTCCGACTCTCAGTTTACATCAGAAGAAAATATGATGCTTTACACAACTATCTATAACATGTGTACTCAAAAGCCCCCATATGATTATTCTTGGCAACTTTATGACAAGTACCGGGAGGTATTGGATGAATACATCACTTCAGCCGTTTTGCCTTCTCTTAGAAACAAGCATGATGAGTTTCTTCTGCTGGAGTTTGTGAAAAGATGGGAGACTCATAAAGTTATGGTGAAGTGGCTATCAttcttctttaattatctcgaCCGTTTCTTCGTCTGTCGAAGATCACTTCCAAAGCTAAGGGAAGTTGGACTTACCCGCTTCCGTGATTTGGTTTATCGGGCTGTGAAAGCTAATGTGAGAGTTTCCGTTATTGCTATTATCAATAAAGAGCGTGAAGGGGAGCAGATTGACGTGGCACTATTGAAGAATGTGGTAAATATATTTGTTGAAATGGGAATGGGACAAACTCATGTTTATGAGGAAGACTTTGAAGCTCACATGTTGAAAGATACATCTGAGTACTATTCTCGAAAAGCATCAAGTTGGATTCTAAAGGATTCGTGTCCAGATTACATTTGTAAGGCAGAGGAATGCTTGAGAAGGGAGAGAGATAGAGTATCTCATTACCTGCATTCGAGTAGTGAGCAGAAGCTGGTGGAGAAAATGCAATTCGAGTTGTTGGTGGTTTATTCAGGTCCACTGCTTGAAAAGGACCTCTCTGGATTTCATGCTTTGCTTAGAGATGATCAGGTGGATGATCTTTCAAGGCTTTATAGACTGTATAATAAGATTCCACGAGGCTTGGAACCAATTGCTAAGTTGTTTAGAGAGCATGTTATCACTGAAGGTTTAACCTTGGTCCAACAAACAGAAACTGTTTCAAATGACCACTCTTCAAATGGATCAGGAATGCAGGAACAAGTTCTTGTCAAAGAAATAGCCAAGCTGCATGGTAAGTATGTGGCATACGTCAGTGATTGCTTTGTGAACCACTCTTCCCTTCGCAGGGCTATCAAAGAAGCTTTTGAGGAAATTTGCAACAAAACTGTTGCAGGGAGTTCTTTTGCGGAATTACTTGTTGCGCTATGTGATAATATCCTCAAAACAGGTGGCCGTGAGAATTCAAGTGATGATGCTATAGAAGAAACTCTTGAGAAGGTTGTTAAGCTGCTGCATTATATCAGTGATAAAAACCTTTTTGTAGAATTCTACAGGAAAAAACTTGCTCGTCGTCTAATTTTTAATCAGAGTTCGAATGAAGACCTTGAAAAGAGTACTTTAGCAAAGCTTAAGCAGCAATGTGGTGGACAGTTTACTTCAAAAATGGAGGGGATGGTCACTGATTTGACATTGGCTCGGGAGAATCGGACTGGCTTTGAGGAATATCTTCACAGTAATCCAAATGTGAATCCTGGGATGGATTTGACAGTCACTGTTCTTACAACTGGCTTCTGGCCAAGTTATAAGTCATTTGATCTTAACCTTCCTGTAGAACTTGTGAAGTGTGTCGAAGTTTTTAAGGGATTCTATGAAACCAAAACGAAAAACAGAAGACTCACTTGGATTTACTCATTGGGCACTTGCAACATCACTGGAAGGTTTGAGACGAAAGTGATTGAATTGGTTGTATCCACCTACCAGGCTGCTCTCCTTCTGTTGTTCAATAATGCGGATAGATGGAGCTATTCAGAAATATCCACTCAGTTGAACCTTAAACATGACGACTTGGTTAGAATTCTTCATTCTTTGTCATGTGCCAAGTACAAGATCCTTGTTAAGGAGCCAAATACAAACACTATCTTGCCGGATGACACCTTTGGGTTCAACTCTAAGTTCACACACAAAATGAGAAGAATAAAGATTCCTCTCCCACCAGTAGATGAAACGAAGGAGGTGATCGAAGATGTTGACAAAGATAAGCGATATGCTATTGATGCTGCAGTTGTGCGGATAATGAAGAGCCGTAAAGCTTTGCGTCATCATGAATTAGTTGTGGAGTGCGTCGAGCAGTTGCAACATATGTTCAAGCCTGACATCCGAGCAATTAAGAAGCGGATTGAGGATCTCATAACCCGCGACTACCTGGAGAGGGACAAGGAAAACCTTAAGATGATCAGGTATCTTGCATAA
- the LOC126793636 gene encoding cullin-1-like isoform X1 has product MARESVAGFGIFVTTKTELEVIEWDQGWDYMQKGFTKLKRILEGLSDSQFTSEENMMLYTTIYNMCTQKPPYDYSWQLYDKYREVLDEYITSAVLPSLRNKHDEFLLLEFVKRWETHKVMVKWLSFFFNYLDRFFVCRRSLPKLREVGLTRFRDLVYRAVKANVRVSVIAIINKEREGEQIDVALLKNVVNIFVEMGMGQTHVYEEDFEAHMLKDTSEYYSRKASSWILKDSCPDYICKAEECLRRERDRVSHYLHSSSEQKLVEKMQFELLVVYSGPLLEKDLSGFHALLRDDQVDDLSRLYRLYNKIPRGLEPIAKLFREHVITEGLTLVQQTETVSNDHSSNGSGMQEQVLVKEIAKLHGKYVAYVSDCFVNHSSLRRAIKEAFEEICNKTVAGSSFAELLVALCDNILKTGGRENSSDDAIEETLEKVVKLLHYISDKNLFVEFYRKKLARRLIFNQSSNEDLEKSTLAKLKQQCGGQFTSKMEGMVTDLTLARENRTGFEEYLHSNPNVNPGMDLTVTVLTTGFWPSYKSFDLNLPVELVKCVEVFKGFYETKTKNRRLTWIYSLGTCNITGRFETKVIELVVSTYQAALLLLFNNADRWSYSEISTQLNLKHDDLVRILHSLSCAKYKILVKEPNTNTILPDDTFGFNSKFTHKMRRIKIPLPPVDETKEVIEDVDKDKRYAIDAAVVRIMKSRKALRHHELVVECVEQLQHMFKPDIRAIKKRIEDLITRDYLERDKENLKMIRYLA; this is encoded by the exons ATGGCGAGGGAGTCAG TTGCAGGATTTGGAATATTTGTGACCACAAAAACCGAACTCGAAGTTATCGAGTGGGATCAAGGATGGGACTATATGCAGAAGGGGTTTACAAAGCTAAAGAGAATTCTGGAAGGATTGTCCGACTCTCAGTTTACATCAGAAGAAAATATGATGCTTTACACAACTATCTATAACATGTGTACTCAAAAGCCCCCATATGATTATTCTTGGCAACTTTATGACAAGTACCGGGAGGTATTGGATGAATACATCACTTCAGCCGTTTTGCCTTCTCTTAGAAACAAGCATGATGAGTTTCTTCTGCTGGAGTTTGTGAAAAGATGGGAGACTCATAAAGTTATGGTGAAGTGGCTATCAttcttctttaattatctcgaCCGTTTCTTCGTCTGTCGAAGATCACTTCCAAAGCTAAGGGAAGTTGGACTTACCCGCTTCCGTGATTTGGTTTATCGGGCTGTGAAAGCTAATGTGAGAGTTTCCGTTATTGCTATTATCAATAAAGAGCGTGAAGGGGAGCAGATTGACGTGGCACTATTGAAGAATGTGGTAAATATATTTGTTGAAATGGGAATGGGACAAACTCATGTTTATGAGGAAGACTTTGAAGCTCACATGTTGAAAGATACATCTGAGTACTATTCTCGAAAAGCATCAAGTTGGATTCTAAAGGATTCGTGTCCAGATTACATTTGTAAGGCAGAGGAATGCTTGAGAAGGGAGAGAGATAGAGTATCTCATTACCTGCATTCGAGTAGTGAGCAGAAGCTGGTGGAGAAAATGCAATTCGAGTTGTTGGTGGTTTATTCAGGTCCACTGCTTGAAAAGGACCTCTCTGGATTTCATGCTTTGCTTAGAGATGATCAGGTGGATGATCTTTCAAGGCTTTATAGACTGTATAATAAGATTCCACGAGGCTTGGAACCAATTGCTAAGTTGTTTAGAGAGCATGTTATCACTGAAGGTTTAACCTTGGTCCAACAAACAGAAACTGTTTCAAATGACCACTCTTCAAATGGATCAGGAATGCAGGAACAAGTTCTTGTCAAAGAAATAGCCAAGCTGCATGGTAAGTATGTGGCATACGTCAGTGATTGCTTTGTGAACCACTCTTCCCTTCGCAGGGCTATCAAAGAAGCTTTTGAGGAAATTTGCAACAAAACTGTTGCAGGGAGTTCTTTTGCGGAATTACTTGTTGCGCTATGTGATAATATCCTCAAAACAGGTGGCCGTGAGAATTCAAGTGATGATGCTATAGAAGAAACTCTTGAGAAGGTTGTTAAGCTGCTGCATTATATCAGTGATAAAAACCTTTTTGTAGAATTCTACAGGAAAAAACTTGCTCGTCGTCTAATTTTTAATCAGAGTTCGAATGAAGACCTTGAAAAGAGTACTTTAGCAAAGCTTAAGCAGCAATGTGGTGGACAGTTTACTTCAAAAATGGAGGGGATGGTCACTGATTTGACATTGGCTCGGGAGAATCGGACTGGCTTTGAGGAATATCTTCACAGTAATCCAAATGTGAATCCTGGGATGGATTTGACAGTCACTGTTCTTACAACTGGCTTCTGGCCAAGTTATAAGTCATTTGATCTTAACCTTCCTGTAGAACTTGTGAAGTGTGTCGAAGTTTTTAAGGGATTCTATGAAACCAAAACGAAAAACAGAAGACTCACTTGGATTTACTCATTGGGCACTTGCAACATCACTGGAAGGTTTGAGACGAAAGTGATTGAATTGGTTGTATCCACCTACCAGGCTGCTCTCCTTCTGTTGTTCAATAATGCGGATAGATGGAGCTATTCAGAAATATCCACTCAGTTGAACCTTAAACATGACGACTTGGTTAGAATTCTTCATTCTTTGTCATGTGCCAAGTACAAGATCCTTGTTAAGGAGCCAAATACAAACACTATCTTGCCGGATGACACCTTTGGGTTCAACTCTAAGTTCACACACAAAATGAGAAGAATAAAGATTCCTCTCCCACCAGTAGATGAAACGAAGGAGGTGATCGAAGATGTTGACAAAGATAAGCGATATGCTATTGATGCTGCAGTTGTGCGGATAATGAAGAGCCGTAAAGCTTTGCGTCATCATGAATTAGTTGTGGAGTGCGTCGAGCAGTTGCAACATATGTTCAAGCCTGACATCCGAGCAATTAAGAAGCGGATTGAGGATCTCATAACCCGCGACTACCTGGAGAGGGACAAGGAAAACCTTAAGATGATCAGGTATCTTGCATAA
- the LOC126793677 gene encoding putative RING-H2 finger protein ATL21A has product MHSFIFFILFCTSIFLKTEASTEICETKKCATGAPEIRFPFRVKSQHPQHCGHCGFDLDCSNNETTIHIPSYGELAVKSISYDSMKLELIDPKNCVHGVFLNLNLSLTPFQYYYVMKEYSYLNCSVRLPRSFTEIPCLSGSGYHVYTVKPTFAVPNSCRVVKTVPIPFKYSPYLADNSFGLGLTWNLLGHEDSHEAKVGSLQTEKEQETDCFTMAHVKVCIAILIFVAAAVIIRVNMNQTRKLHYQKQRENQIQVEELLGEYIANMSGRSDEADLKQSNSQHQTVIDIKILKNQKVQV; this is encoded by the exons ATGCAttccttcatcttcttcatcctcttctGTACTTCCATCTTTCTTAAGACCGAAGCCTCCACTGAAATCTGTGAAACAAAGAAGTGTGCTACTGGGGCTCCTGAAATCCGTTTTCCTTTCCGAGTAAAAAGCCAGCACCCCCAACACTGTGGTCACTGTGGTTTTGATCTTGACTGCAGCAACAACGAAACCACAATCCACATCCCATCTTATGGTGAATTGGCTGTGAAATCTATCTCCTATGATAGCATGAAACTTGAGCTTATTGACCCCAAGAATTGTGTCCATGGAGTCTTTCTTAATCTCAATCTCTCCCTCACACCATTTCAATACTACTATGTCATGAAAGAGTACTCATATCTCAACTGTTCTGTTAGGCTACCGAGATCTTTCACAGAAATTCCCTGCTTGAGTGGCTCTGGATACCATGTTTACACTGTTAAGCCAACATTCGCCGTACCAAATTCTTGCAGGGTAGTGAAAACTGTTCCTATTCCATTCAAGTATAGTCCCTATCTGGCTGACAATAGTTTTGGTCTGGGATTAACCTGGAACTTACTTGGGCATGAAGATTCTCATGAAGCAAAAGTAGGTTCATTGCAGACTGAAAAAGAACAGGAAACGGATTGCTTCACTATGGCACATGTTAAAG TGTGTATTGCAATTCTTATTTTTGTGGCGGCAGCAGTTATCATACGAGTAAACATGAATCAGACCAGAAAACTTCATTATCAGAAACAAAGGGAAAATCAAATTCAGGTTGAGGAACTACTAGGAGAGTACATCGCTAATATGAGTGGAAGATCAGATGAAGCTGACCTTAAGCAAAGCAACAGTCAGCATCAAACAGTTATAGATATTAAGATATTGAAGAACCAGAAAGTGCAAGTATGA